In the Bacteroidales bacterium genome, one interval contains:
- a CDS encoding adenylate/guanylate cyclase domain-containing protein, protein MGSKTKIPHFFGLRIYIVSVLMYLLLVMPFAGLLLLQNLPKLIEKSNEFNFGAGNVRIDNRGLPTLTSPPLTIADTMAAEKQEEHWEMATDLQNEMISSSFDFLTKIALPIAFLAGFIFNYPFKRYFRRKRKGRFISERLFNFCKKYLLLSHWINAAIVGSALAGTLIYMMVLSARSTEAVPMFSRFLVISFFSALLAVLFMYFWQKHRVHIKYIDILFSPEELRRRVFKKNTGKIRYRFWVSSAMTTLLPLSIVMVYLIMSLSRIDQLGLTKLSEDQMQILLGRYSPMLSSSINPNPMGNFGNLFFVNVIDGLVLFFGIGVGIFVSLIYILMFVKWTTQGIVYPVRELIYNMQRTGKGGPTNYTVVRSNDEIGELAERFNDMSGEIESYIANIEKVNMAYYRFVPRQFLDFLGKESITEVQLGDQVQKEMSVLFTDIRDFTSLSEEMTPKGTFDFLNEYLGVMEPLIARNNGFIDKYIGDSIMALFVGNVENAIDAAIEMRAALADFNLQRKLEGKNPVDSGIGIHTGKLMLGVVGGLGRMDGTVVSDAVNLASRIEGLTKIYGTGIIISQDTLIKIQDPGRYNYRFLDVVKVKGKKEAVYILEILDGESQPSRKLKIETKADFGKAMQLYKNKEFDPALELFDNIYHRNPHDHAAALYIARCRNIIDFGLPHDWDGIETHRDKY, encoded by the coding sequence ATGGGAAGTAAAACAAAGATCCCGCATTTTTTTGGTTTACGCATTTACATTGTTTCGGTATTAATGTATCTGCTGCTGGTAATGCCTTTTGCCGGATTGCTATTGCTGCAAAATCTCCCTAAATTAATCGAGAAAAGCAACGAGTTTAATTTTGGTGCCGGAAATGTTCGTATCGATAACAGAGGCTTGCCAACCTTAACTTCGCCGCCTCTGACGATTGCCGACACGATGGCGGCCGAAAAACAGGAGGAACATTGGGAGATGGCAACAGATTTGCAAAATGAAATGATTTCCTCCTCATTCGATTTTTTGACGAAAATTGCATTGCCGATTGCCTTTCTCGCAGGATTTATTTTTAATTATCCGTTCAAGCGCTATTTCCGGCGAAAACGCAAAGGACGTTTCATCTCTGAAAGGCTTTTTAATTTTTGTAAAAAATACCTGCTGCTCTCTCATTGGATCAACGCCGCCATCGTAGGATCAGCTTTGGCTGGCACGCTAATTTACATGATGGTGCTGTCAGCCCGATCCACCGAAGCCGTCCCTATGTTTAGCCGCTTTTTGGTAATCTCGTTTTTCTCCGCATTGCTCGCGGTATTGTTTATGTATTTCTGGCAGAAGCATCGGGTTCATATCAAATACATCGACATCCTGTTTTCACCGGAAGAGCTGCGCCGACGGGTTTTCAAAAAGAATACAGGCAAAATCCGCTACCGTTTCTGGGTGTCGAGTGCCATGACAACCTTGCTGCCACTCTCCATCGTGATGGTTTACCTTATTATGAGCTTGTCGCGCATCGATCAACTGGGACTCACAAAGCTCAGCGAGGATCAGATGCAAATTTTACTTGGACGTTACAGCCCAATGCTCAGCAGTAGTATCAATCCAAATCCTATGGGGAATTTTGGAAATCTTTTCTTTGTTAATGTGATCGACGGGCTGGTGCTGTTTTTTGGTATTGGCGTGGGCATTTTTGTCTCGCTGATTTACATCCTGATGTTTGTAAAATGGACCACTCAGGGAATTGTTTATCCCGTAAGGGAATTGATTTACAACATGCAACGCACCGGAAAGGGCGGGCCGACCAACTACACGGTGGTGCGCAGCAACGATGAAATTGGCGAACTGGCAGAGCGGTTCAACGACATGTCGGGCGAGATTGAAAGCTATATTGCCAACATCGAAAAGGTGAACATGGCCTATTATCGTTTTGTACCCCGACAGTTTTTGGATTTTCTAGGAAAAGAAAGCATTACCGAAGTGCAGCTTGGCGATCAGGTGCAGAAGGAGATGTCGGTGCTCTTTACCGACATCCGCGACTTCACCTCCCTCTCCGAAGAAATGACGCCCAAGGGCACTTTCGATTTTCTTAACGAATACCTCGGCGTAATGGAGCCGCTCATAGCACGTAATAATGGATTTATCGATAAGTACATCGGCGACTCCATCATGGCGCTTTTTGTGGGCAACGTCGAAAACGCAATCGATGCAGCCATTGAGATGCGTGCAGCCCTGGCCGATTTTAATCTGCAACGCAAGCTCGAAGGCAAAAACCCTGTCGACAGCGGCATAGGAATACATACCGGAAAACTTATGCTTGGCGTAGTAGGCGGGCTCGGTCGCATGGATGGCACGGTGGTGTCGGACGCCGTCAATCTGGCATCGCGGATCGAGGGATTGACAAAAATTTACGGAACCGGCATTATTATCTCGCAGGATACCCTTATCAAAATTCAGGATCCCGGCCGCTATAACTACCGTTTTCTGGACGTGGTGAAGGTGAAAGGGAAAAAAGAAGCCGTGTATATTTTAGAAATTCTTGATGGCGAGAGCCAGCCTTCCCGGAAATTAAAAATAGAAACAAAAGCCGATTTTGGTAAGGCGATGCAACTTTATAAAAACAAGGAATTCGACCCGGCGTTAGAATTGTTCGACAACATCTACCACCGCAACCCTCACGACCATGCTGCTGCCCTTTACATTGCCCGCTGCCGCAACATCATCGACTTTGGACTGCCTCACGACTGGGACGGCATAGAAACGCACAGGGATAAGTATTGA
- a CDS encoding SusD/RagB family nutrient-binding outer membrane lipoprotein, which translates to MNKIIKFLAIPVLLAIMAGCTQDVLEDINVNKNNPLDVPSKLLITDVMTKTAFSITGSDFAFYASVYVEHNVGIYNQMYGAEMRSGEPSLATTYNNTWGSVYENLYNLKIIINKTSEGGEEEKNIHTRGIAQILTAYNLAMLTDLMGDVPFSEALQPGIIFQPKLDKQEALYKEVIFPLLDVALANLDIESAEKLGTQDFIYGGNIANWKKFAWGLKARYTARLAMREPNWDKVLEFANNSFTSAGQEAKFVYNGSTTNSPFETFFIDRDYFGASTSLHEKLIERDDPRDDVFFIPYPGESDLNFAPNGGPDQRQGYYSISGIMSPTAPTYLLSYHEILFLKAEAQVRKGNLADAKTILEEAVEAAFAKVEVGMELDSAYREALKAKFTSNPLKEVMTQKYFSFFESEAVEAYNDIRRLRAMGDNVIELANTLKFPLRYSYGADDVTTNLNILAAYGTGAYVYTDNVWWAGGTR; encoded by the coding sequence ATGAACAAAATAATAAAATTTTTAGCCATCCCGGTACTGTTGGCGATAATGGCCGGGTGCACGCAGGATGTGCTTGAAGACATCAACGTCAACAAAAACAATCCTTTAGATGTTCCCTCAAAACTGCTCATCACCGATGTAATGACCAAAACAGCTTTTTCGATTACCGGAAGCGACTTTGCTTTTTATGCATCAGTATATGTTGAGCACAACGTAGGTATCTACAATCAGATGTATGGTGCCGAAATGCGCTCGGGTGAGCCTTCATTGGCTACCACCTACAACAACACCTGGGGCTCTGTTTACGAAAATCTTTACAACCTGAAGATTATCATTAACAAAACCTCCGAAGGTGGCGAAGAAGAAAAAAACATCCACACCAGAGGTATTGCACAAATCTTAACAGCCTACAACCTGGCGATGCTGACCGACCTTATGGGCGATGTTCCTTTTTCGGAAGCGCTGCAGCCGGGTATAATTTTCCAGCCTAAACTCGACAAGCAGGAAGCTCTGTACAAGGAAGTGATTTTCCCCTTGCTGGATGTAGCCCTTGCTAACCTGGATATAGAATCTGCCGAAAAGTTGGGTACACAGGACTTTATCTACGGAGGAAATATTGCCAACTGGAAAAAATTCGCCTGGGGTCTTAAAGCCCGCTATACCGCTCGCCTTGCAATGCGTGAACCTAATTGGGATAAGGTACTCGAATTTGCCAACAACTCTTTTACTTCTGCAGGCCAGGAGGCTAAGTTTGTCTATAACGGATCAACTACCAACAGCCCATTTGAAACCTTCTTTATCGACAGGGATTATTTTGGAGCAAGTACAAGTTTGCATGAAAAACTTATCGAGCGCGACGACCCACGCGATGATGTATTCTTCATTCCCTATCCCGGCGAATCCGATCTGAATTTTGCCCCCAATGGCGGACCTGATCAGCGCCAGGGTTACTATAGCATTTCTGGTATTATGAGCCCTACGGCTCCTACCTATTTGCTTAGCTATCACGAAATCCTTTTCCTCAAAGCAGAAGCTCAGGTACGCAAAGGCAATTTAGCTGACGCAAAAACTATCCTGGAAGAAGCTGTAGAAGCTGCCTTCGCAAAGGTAGAGGTAGGAATGGAACTGGATTCGGCTTACCGTGAGGCTCTTAAGGCGAAGTTCACTTCCAATCCACTCAAAGAGGTGATGACACAAAAGTACTTCTCCTTCTTCGAATCAGAAGCCGTGGAAGCTTACAACGACATCCGCCGCCTGAGAGCAATGGGTGATAATGTTATTGAATTGGCAAACACACTCAAATTCCCGCTGAGGTACTCTTATGGAGCCGATGATGTAACTACCAACCTGAACATTCTCGCAGCTTACGGAACCGGCGCTTATGTTTACACTGATAACGTTTGGTGGGCTGGTGGCACACGCTAA
- a CDS encoding response regulator encodes MNNVFNPSTFEVDWSYRTILVVEDIEANYKFMEMALQKTKARIVHASTGTEAINMCAADNNIDLVLMDVHLPGISGYDAAREIKKMNSSITVIAQTAFVFSGERQKAFYVGCDEYIAKPVCSDELIFTIKNCLLDRGKKA; translated from the coding sequence ATGAATAATGTTTTTAATCCATCCACTTTTGAGGTCGATTGGAGCTATCGAACCATCCTGGTGGTTGAAGATATAGAAGCCAACTACAAATTTATGGAAATGGCCTTGCAAAAAACCAAAGCACGCATTGTCCACGCAAGCACCGGCACCGAAGCCATCAATATGTGTGCGGCAGACAACAACATCGATTTGGTGCTTATGGATGTTCATTTGCCGGGCATCAGCGGTTATGATGCGGCACGCGAAATAAAAAAAATGAATAGCAGTATTACAGTCATTGCCCAAACGGCGTTTGTGTTTTCCGGTGAACGGCAAAAAGCTTTTTATGTAGGATGTGACGAATACATCGCCAAGCCTGTGTGCAGTGATGAACTCATTTTTACAATAAAAAACTGTTTGCTCGATCGCGGTAAAAAAGCCTGA